In one window of Prosthecobacter vanneervenii DNA:
- a CDS encoding alkaline phosphatase family protein, whose protein sequence is MKSAITLVLICLGCAGQLSAHGPGKDSGFGGKRVLFIGIDGCRADAVAAAMERGLAPQLKMLCESERGVFTRKFYAGGEMGTATHQPTVSGPGWTSLLTGVWMDRHGVKDNRFIGGRFQTYSHFMRRIKEVQPQAFCASFTDWPPIHDFIADGSRKGDVEFLDVKFTRAPDAARHFVDNPEKDIEVRDAALKTLSDSDPDAMFVYFGQVDEFGHGAIDSRASFSPDSSLYLNAISHVDSHIGELLRAMRARPRFAEEDWLVLITTDHGGRGNKHGGDSDEERQIWLAAQGASLIKEKLLNEATPQTALVPLIYEHLGIQPKPEWNPEPPPSPIVIEPKPAEAKKP, encoded by the coding sequence ATGAAATCTGCCATTACCCTTGTTTTGATTTGCCTTGGCTGTGCCGGCCAGTTGTCCGCCCATGGGCCAGGAAAAGACAGCGGCTTTGGTGGCAAACGGGTGCTGTTTATTGGCATAGACGGCTGCCGCGCTGATGCGGTGGCTGCTGCCATGGAGCGAGGACTTGCGCCGCAGTTAAAGATGCTTTGCGAGAGCGAGCGCGGGGTGTTTACACGAAAGTTCTATGCTGGGGGTGAAATGGGCACAGCCACTCATCAGCCCACTGTCAGCGGGCCGGGCTGGACCAGCCTGCTCACCGGCGTGTGGATGGACCGGCATGGCGTCAAAGACAACCGGTTCATCGGCGGTCGCTTTCAGACGTACTCCCATTTCATGAGGCGGATCAAAGAGGTCCAGCCGCAAGCTTTTTGTGCTTCGTTTACAGACTGGCCGCCGATCCATGACTTCATCGCTGACGGTTCCCGCAAAGGGGATGTGGAGTTTCTGGATGTGAAATTTACCCGGGCACCAGATGCCGCGAGGCACTTTGTGGACAACCCTGAAAAAGACATCGAAGTGAGAGATGCAGCGCTCAAGACACTAAGCGACAGTGATCCGGACGCGATGTTTGTCTATTTTGGACAGGTGGATGAATTTGGACATGGTGCAATAGATTCGCGCGCCAGTTTTTCGCCTGACAGCTCACTGTATCTGAACGCCATCAGCCATGTGGACTCGCACATCGGAGAACTGCTGCGTGCCATGCGGGCGAGGCCGAGGTTTGCTGAGGAGGACTGGCTGGTGCTCATCACGACGGATCATGGCGGGCGCGGCAACAAACATGGAGGCGACAGTGATGAAGAGCGTCAAATCTGGCTTGCTGCCCAGGGGGCGAGTCTGATCAAGGAGAAGCTGCTCAATGAAGCGACACCGCAGACCGCTCTGGTGCCGCTGATTTATGAGCACCTGGGCATCCAGCCAAAGCCGGAATGGAATCCGGAACCACCACCATCGCCCATTGTCATCGAGCCTAAACCTGCTGAAGCCAAAAAACCATGA
- a CDS encoding MarC family protein: MDTLSATLLLITIMDPLGNVATFVSGLRPVPPERRLRVIARELVIALVILILFLFLGPWLLGLLHLKQEALFISGGIVLFLIALKMIFPPSRREAEEMMTEPFIVPLAVPMIAGPSVLATLLVLVSTQPEQLWRWFAALMIAWCVTAAVLLCAPAIARVLREKGSMAVERLMGMLLVMVAVQMLLNGIEQYTKH, encoded by the coding sequence ATGGACACGCTCTCCGCCACCTTGCTGCTGATCACCATCATGGACCCCCTGGGGAATGTGGCCACGTTTGTGTCGGGGCTGCGTCCGGTGCCGCCTGAGCGGCGCCTGCGGGTGATCGCGCGCGAGCTCGTCATCGCTCTGGTGATTCTGATCCTGTTTCTTTTCCTTGGGCCCTGGCTGCTTGGGCTGCTGCATTTGAAGCAGGAGGCCTTGTTCATCAGCGGCGGCATTGTGCTCTTTCTGATCGCCCTGAAGATGATTTTTCCTCCATCCCGCCGTGAGGCGGAGGAGATGATGACGGAGCCGTTCATCGTGCCGCTTGCCGTACCGATGATTGCAGGGCCTTCCGTGCTGGCCACGCTGCTGGTGCTGGTGAGTACGCAGCCGGAGCAGCTCTGGCGCTGGTTTGCCGCGCTGATGATCGCGTGGTGTGTCACGGCTGCGGTGCTGCTTTGCGCACCCGCCATTGCCCGGGTGCTCAGGGAGAAAGGATCGATGGCCGTGGAGCGTCTCATGGGCATGCTGCTCGTCATGGTGGCGGTGCAGATGCTGCTCAACGGCATCGAGCAATACACCAAGCACTGA
- a CDS encoding trimeric intracellular cation channel family protein, translating into MPPWIEYFAVAVCAISGVLAAEGKNMDLFGVIVLALVTAVGGGTIRDLCLGAQPVFWIQQPMHVWTALLAAVVTFVLVRFTHLPNKALAFADAFGLALFGIAGTEKALAFGTPGIVAVLLGVVTGVAGGILRDVLRGELPWVFQAEVDLYATAVSAGAVVFVLLRQWFPASESDRYLGMAVILVLRLAAMRWKLRLPTFWTRTRSQ; encoded by the coding sequence ATGCCTCCTTGGATCGAATACTTCGCTGTCGCAGTGTGCGCCATTTCTGGCGTGCTCGCGGCTGAGGGGAAGAACATGGATCTCTTTGGCGTGATCGTGCTGGCGCTGGTGACAGCGGTGGGCGGCGGTACGATCCGTGATCTCTGCCTCGGGGCTCAGCCTGTGTTCTGGATCCAGCAGCCGATGCATGTCTGGACGGCGCTACTCGCCGCCGTAGTCACCTTCGTGCTCGTGCGTTTCACCCATCTGCCGAACAAGGCGCTCGCCTTTGCGGATGCGTTTGGCCTGGCTCTGTTTGGCATCGCAGGAACAGAGAAGGCGCTCGCTTTTGGCACACCGGGCATCGTCGCTGTGCTCCTGGGTGTCGTGACCGGAGTGGCGGGCGGCATCTTGCGGGATGTGCTGCGTGGAGAGCTGCCATGGGTTTTTCAGGCGGAGGTCGATCTGTATGCCACCGCCGTCTCTGCTGGAGCGGTGGTGTTTGTGCTCCTGAGGCAGTGGTTTCCTGCCTCGGAAAGCGACCGCTATCTCGGCATGGCGGTCATCCTTGTGCTGCGTCTCGCGGCCATGCGCTGGAAGCTGCGTCTGCCCACGTTTTGGACACGCACGCGATCCCAGTGA
- a CDS encoding DUF3472 domain-containing protein, whose product MKQTFLSLIALLSLAAPAVQAEEPTAACSIHFGWQAPASTWFYNEATVRKSTPGSYFMVCGWNTGYFGIQELGDGRKVAIFSVWDPSNGDNPENVPLEQRVEVLHEGKGVEVSRFGGEGTGGKSMTRFNWKIGEKVRCIVQAKVEGEKTAYAGWLYQPAQREWKHLVTFRVKTGGKPLSGLYSFVEDFRRDTKSVKEERRCEFGNGWVRTVDGRLLAITEGRFTCSRAKNEAQELINAGQAESALFLANGGRVKRVAEVGSTLKQPLVSASPPQDLPPTLLN is encoded by the coding sequence ATGAAGCAAACATTTCTGTCTTTGATCGCGCTGCTCAGTCTGGCCGCCCCAGCCGTGCAGGCAGAGGAACCTACGGCTGCTTGTTCGATCCATTTTGGCTGGCAGGCCCCGGCTTCGACCTGGTTCTACAATGAGGCCACGGTGCGGAAGAGCACACCGGGAAGCTACTTCATGGTCTGTGGCTGGAACACCGGCTATTTTGGAATCCAGGAGCTTGGCGACGGCCGCAAAGTCGCCATCTTTTCCGTGTGGGATCCATCGAATGGAGACAATCCCGAGAACGTGCCGCTGGAGCAGCGTGTGGAGGTGCTGCACGAGGGCAAAGGAGTGGAGGTGTCCCGCTTCGGCGGAGAAGGCACGGGCGGAAAGAGCATGACCCGCTTTAACTGGAAGATTGGTGAAAAAGTCCGCTGCATCGTGCAGGCCAAAGTCGAGGGCGAAAAGACAGCCTACGCCGGGTGGCTTTACCAGCCTGCGCAGCGTGAGTGGAAGCATCTGGTGACTTTTCGCGTGAAGACTGGCGGAAAGCCGCTCTCGGGCCTGTACTCCTTTGTGGAAGATTTTCGCCGGGACACAAAGAGCGTGAAGGAGGAGCGCCGCTGCGAATTTGGCAACGGCTGGGTGCGAACGGTGGATGGTAGGCTGCTGGCCATTACTGAAGGGCGCTTTACCTGCTCCCGCGCTAAAAACGAAGCCCAGGAGCTGATCAACGCCGGTCAGGCTGAAAGCGCGCTCTTTCTCGCCAACGGAGGCAGGGTGAAGCGAGTGGCCGAGGTCGGTTCCACGCTGAAACAACCCTTGGTTTCAGCGTCACCACCGCAGGATTTGCCTCCGACACTTCTCAATTAA
- a CDS encoding RNA polymerase sigma factor, with amino-acid sequence MILTDSESRACMAAWLRCSDEGAARSLVEAFYPFVASLIRRHIADSGCVEDLAQQTFVRCFAKASQWDASKPLEPWLARIAINQCRDYYRARRVRPELRWSDLTQGEQDALQATLTAAEPKPEALSDESRALMLRLLDTLSADDRMVLSLLHLEGRSTDEIAVLTGWSRTLVKVRAFRARRRLRAAFEQLEASHS; translated from the coding sequence ATGATTCTGACCGACAGCGAATCCCGCGCCTGCATGGCAGCGTGGCTGCGATGCAGCGACGAGGGGGCGGCTCGCTCTCTGGTGGAGGCATTCTACCCTTTTGTCGCCTCGCTTATCCGTCGTCACATCGCAGATTCCGGATGCGTGGAGGATCTGGCGCAGCAGACCTTTGTGCGGTGTTTTGCCAAGGCCTCGCAGTGGGATGCCTCCAAGCCCCTGGAGCCCTGGCTGGCGCGAATCGCCATCAATCAATGCCGGGACTATTACCGCGCACGCCGCGTAAGGCCGGAGCTGCGCTGGAGCGATCTTACCCAGGGGGAGCAGGATGCCCTGCAGGCCACTCTGACGGCTGCGGAGCCGAAACCGGAGGCGCTGAGCGACGAATCGCGCGCACTCATGCTGCGCCTGCTGGACACGCTGAGTGCCGACGACCGCATGGTGCTCAGCCTTTTGCATCTCGAAGGCAGATCGACCGACGAAATCGCCGTCCTCACGGGATGGAGCCGCACGCTGGTGAAGGTGCGTGCCTTCCGCGCCCGCCGCAGGCTGCGCGCGGCCTTTGAACAACTCGAAGCATCACACTCATGA
- a CDS encoding S41 family peptidase, whose product MMPRLLHSLLVCCSLSVAAAPVRLVHEPALSPDGRTVAFQWQGDIWTAPTAGGRATRLTTHPALDSGAAFSPDGTQIAFNSEREGSKLLYTMPAGGGQPRQLTFHTDGCDLREWTPDGSGLLVGLGRDFSWMRESRAARLAVIDARERKAESLWFDDYGFDGVISPDSQKVLFMREGSESWWRQGYKGARGGQIWLFNRVDGSFQQIISDENENRWPLWKPDGKGFYFVKNGNLWQHDLSSGKGGQITHYKDDLVVFPCISRDGKTLVFRVRFDLYRWHPGDKAPVKIEIDAAHDAPADMTRVVLEKATDISVTRDGLQMAFIAGGDVWVMDAELKEPRRITHTAEEERDVIFAPDGKALLFISDAQGQTDLWQASPADVKKAWWENSGFALKKLTNDAQAEARPKFTRDGKKLAWLRDRGDLWIAEPDGTKARRIIEAWNPPSYEFSPDGAWIVYSQQDEWFNADIWLLPLDGSRPPFNLSRHPDNDTRPVWSPDGKMIAWTGNRELDESDIFYVHLQAEDDEKTRRERTLARVREKYKKTVKQEPKKEEPRKGGAAGVVAEKPEESKASAPSPVPVKAVADKPQSKPAAEKKDSPLKIDFADIHERIHRIKIANSGEHSLVWSPDSKKLIFQSQLEERKSTRSIEFPDDLAPRSFSPAALTNIEWLKADDQIVGLLDGKPAVLSGKGGEPRIHAFRAQHSYSRAEKQRAVFDQCWQVMRDDYYDERHGNRDWDAVRAKYRDMAAEAPDMNGAGECVWLMLGELNGSHLGFSWNTGSTAALSWREETAHLGLRFDPAFAGPGWKVRDVIAKSPASHKNSRIEPGEIVLKVDGREVVPATDVSSVLNGPMERDIVLTVKNGDKLREVTLRPISYTTARKLLYDAWIHDNRHAVEQASNGALGYLHISAMDDASFQKFQEELYHAGAGRDGLVIDVRENGGGSTTDHLLTALMQPRHAIAIPRGSSTPGYPQDRMIYATWQKPIVVLCNQNSYSNAEVFSHAIKTLKRGSLVGVQTAGGVISTGSTTIMDVGTLRLPFRGWYVLNSGQDMELNGARPDHIVWPHLGDKTDRQLEKAVEVLKKDVEAWRKRPQPKLIKATER is encoded by the coding sequence ATGATGCCACGCCTTCTCCATTCGTTGCTTGTTTGCTGCAGTCTTAGCGTTGCCGCCGCGCCTGTGCGTCTTGTGCACGAGCCGGCTCTTTCCCCCGATGGCCGCACGGTGGCGTTTCAGTGGCAGGGAGACATCTGGACCGCACCCACCGCCGGAGGTCGTGCCACCCGGCTGACCACGCACCCGGCGCTGGACTCAGGCGCGGCTTTTTCACCGGATGGCACGCAGATCGCTTTTAACAGCGAGCGGGAGGGCAGCAAGCTGCTCTACACCATGCCGGCGGGCGGCGGGCAGCCACGCCAGCTCACCTTTCACACGGATGGCTGCGACTTGCGTGAGTGGACTCCAGATGGAAGCGGGCTGCTCGTGGGGCTTGGACGTGATTTCTCCTGGATGCGCGAGTCGCGTGCCGCACGTCTGGCGGTCATTGATGCCCGTGAGAGAAAGGCGGAAAGCCTCTGGTTTGATGACTATGGGTTTGATGGTGTCATTTCCCCGGATTCTCAAAAGGTGCTGTTCATGCGCGAAGGTTCCGAGTCCTGGTGGCGCCAGGGGTACAAAGGCGCACGCGGAGGACAGATCTGGCTCTTCAACCGAGTCGACGGCAGCTTTCAGCAGATCATCAGTGATGAAAATGAGAACCGCTGGCCTCTCTGGAAGCCGGATGGCAAGGGCTTCTACTTTGTCAAAAATGGCAACCTCTGGCAGCATGATCTAAGCAGCGGCAAGGGGGGGCAGATCACGCATTATAAAGACGATCTGGTCGTGTTTCCCTGCATCTCCCGGGATGGCAAGACACTGGTCTTTCGCGTTAGGTTTGATCTTTACCGATGGCATCCAGGCGATAAGGCGCCGGTCAAAATAGAAATCGACGCCGCGCATGATGCCCCTGCGGACATGACGAGAGTCGTGCTGGAAAAAGCCACGGATATCAGCGTCACGCGCGACGGCCTGCAGATGGCCTTTATCGCTGGAGGGGATGTCTGGGTGATGGACGCAGAGCTGAAGGAGCCGCGCCGAATCACGCACACCGCCGAGGAGGAGCGCGATGTGATCTTCGCACCCGATGGAAAAGCTCTGCTGTTTATCAGTGATGCCCAGGGACAGACAGACCTATGGCAGGCCTCTCCAGCGGATGTGAAAAAAGCCTGGTGGGAAAACAGCGGCTTTGCGCTGAAAAAACTCACAAATGATGCCCAGGCAGAGGCTCGGCCGAAGTTCACCCGCGATGGCAAAAAGCTCGCGTGGCTGCGTGATCGTGGCGATCTCTGGATCGCAGAACCGGATGGTACGAAAGCAAGGCGCATCATCGAGGCTTGGAATCCTCCCAGCTATGAGTTTTCTCCAGATGGCGCGTGGATTGTGTATTCGCAGCAGGACGAATGGTTCAATGCCGACATCTGGCTCCTGCCATTGGATGGCTCGCGCCCGCCTTTCAACCTTTCCCGTCATCCAGACAATGACACACGCCCCGTGTGGTCTCCGGATGGGAAGATGATTGCCTGGACCGGCAATCGTGAGCTCGATGAGTCGGACATTTTTTATGTGCACCTCCAGGCGGAGGATGATGAAAAGACACGGCGCGAACGAACCCTGGCCCGAGTGCGGGAAAAGTACAAAAAGACCGTCAAACAGGAGCCCAAAAAAGAAGAGCCCCGCAAGGGCGGCGCGGCCGGTGTGGTGGCGGAAAAGCCTGAGGAGAGCAAAGCCAGCGCTCCGAGCCCGGTGCCAGTCAAAGCAGTGGCAGACAAGCCGCAGTCGAAGCCGGCGGCGGAGAAAAAGGACAGTCCGCTGAAAATCGACTTTGCTGACATCCACGAACGTATTCATCGCATCAAGATTGCGAACAGTGGAGAGCACTCGCTAGTGTGGTCGCCGGATTCAAAGAAGCTCATTTTTCAATCTCAGCTTGAGGAGCGGAAGTCGACCCGCAGCATCGAGTTTCCAGATGATTTGGCGCCTCGCAGCTTCAGCCCAGCCGCCTTGACAAACATCGAGTGGCTGAAGGCGGACGATCAGATCGTGGGACTGCTGGATGGAAAGCCGGCGGTGCTCTCCGGCAAAGGTGGAGAGCCAAGAATCCACGCCTTCCGCGCCCAGCACAGCTATTCGCGGGCTGAAAAGCAGCGCGCTGTTTTTGACCAGTGCTGGCAGGTCATGCGTGACGACTACTATGATGAACGTCACGGCAATCGCGACTGGGATGCCGTGCGCGCCAAGTATCGGGACATGGCTGCGGAGGCTCCGGACATGAATGGTGCTGGTGAGTGTGTGTGGCTTATGCTTGGAGAATTGAACGGCTCCCACCTTGGCTTTTCCTGGAACACCGGCAGCACGGCTGCTCTGAGCTGGCGTGAAGAAACCGCCCATCTGGGGCTCCGCTTTGATCCTGCCTTTGCAGGGCCGGGGTGGAAGGTGCGCGATGTTATTGCCAAATCTCCCGCGTCACACAAGAACAGCCGCATTGAGCCCGGGGAAATCGTTCTCAAAGTGGATGGCAGGGAGGTCGTGCCCGCCACAGATGTGAGCAGTGTGCTGAACGGGCCGATGGAGCGCGATATCGTCCTTACGGTAAAGAATGGCGACAAGCTGCGCGAGGTGACGCTGCGTCCTATCAGCTACACGACCGCCCGGAAACTGCTCTACGATGCATGGATTCACGACAACCGCCATGCGGTGGAGCAGGCCTCAAACGGTGCGCTTGGCTACCTGCACATCAGCGCCATGGACGACGCCAGCTTCCAAAAGTTTCAAGAGGAGCTCTACCATGCTGGAGCAGGGAGGGATGGTCTCGTCATCGACGTTCGCGAAAACGGCGGCGGCTCCACCACGGATCATCTGCTCACGGCACTCATGCAGCCGCGCCATGCGATTGCCATTCCGCGCGGCAGCAGCACCCCTGGCTACCCTCAGGACCGCATGATCTACGCCACGTGGCAGAAGCCCATCGTGGTGCTCTGCAATCAAAACAGCTACAGCAACGCGGAAGTCTTCAGCCATGCCATCAAAACCCTGAAGCGTGGCAGCCTCGTGGGTGTGCAGACTGCGGGAGGCGTCATCAGCACTGGTTCCACCACCATTATGGATGTCGGCACCCTGCGACTGCCGTTCCGCGGCTGGTACGTGCTGAACAGTGGGCAGGACATGGAGCTGAATGGCGCAAGGCCAGACCACATTGTGTGGCCTCATCTAGGGGATAAAACCGATCGGCAGCTCGAAAAGGCGGTCGAGGTGCTGAAAAAGGATGTGGAAGCCTGGAGGAAACGCCCCCAGCCCAAACTCATCAAAGCCACGGAACGATGA
- a CDS encoding SGNH/GDSL hydrolase family protein, translating into MRSFLLSLLLTATAAFAAELPKEQRIVFLGDSITQGGGYIEFIDAALIAQHPEVTKDIIPLGLSSETVSGLSEEGHAGGKFPRPDLHERLDRALEKAKPELVFACYGMNDGIYLPLGAVRTKAFQDGMKKLHDKVTAAGARIVHLTPPVFDPVPIKARVVPGDQVKPGQFYQGYNVVLDFYSDWLLEMRQKGWEVLDIHGPMNAAIAEKRKTEPEFTFSKDGVHPGPEGHLIMAHAVLDAWGLKVKPDGTPDHPNGAAILALVKKKHAILRPAWLSYVGHKRPGNPPGLPIEEAKAKAAELDVEARKLANSKEIVFPNQTGEWNGYAKHELTIAGKPVTVVAPKAAAPGRPWVWHGEFFGHKPAPDIALLGKGFHIVYMKINDMLGCPDAVKLWNQCYSELTSNYALSAKPSLVGLSRGGLYCYNWAIANPDKVSCIYADAPVCDFKSWPGGKGKGKGDAKNWALVPKLWAFKDEAEALAYKGNPVDNLEPLAKNKVPLLHVFGDADDVVPWDENTGLIETRYKALGGSITLIRKPGVGHHPHGLDDSTPIIEFIEKNAK; encoded by the coding sequence ATGCGTTCCTTCCTGCTTTCCCTGCTCCTTACTGCCACCGCTGCTTTTGCTGCGGAGCTTCCCAAAGAACAGCGCATCGTCTTTCTGGGCGACAGCATCACCCAGGGTGGGGGCTATATCGAGTTCATCGATGCAGCCTTGATCGCCCAGCATCCGGAGGTGACGAAGGACATCATCCCGCTGGGGCTCAGCAGTGAGACGGTGAGCGGTTTGAGTGAGGAAGGGCATGCGGGTGGCAAGTTTCCGCGCCCGGACCTGCACGAGCGCCTGGATCGTGCGCTGGAAAAAGCCAAGCCCGAGCTCGTCTTTGCCTGCTATGGCATGAATGATGGCATTTATCTGCCACTTGGCGCGGTGCGCACGAAGGCGTTTCAAGATGGGATGAAGAAGCTGCATGACAAAGTCACCGCCGCAGGCGCACGCATCGTGCATCTCACGCCGCCGGTGTTTGATCCCGTGCCGATCAAGGCGCGCGTGGTGCCTGGCGACCAGGTGAAGCCGGGCCAGTTTTACCAGGGTTACAACGTGGTGCTCGACTTCTACTCCGACTGGCTGCTGGAGATGCGCCAGAAAGGCTGGGAGGTGCTGGACATTCACGGCCCAATGAATGCTGCTATCGCAGAAAAGCGGAAGACGGAGCCTGAGTTCACCTTTTCCAAAGACGGCGTGCATCCCGGCCCGGAGGGGCACCTGATCATGGCGCATGCCGTGCTGGATGCCTGGGGGCTCAAAGTGAAACCAGATGGCACACCGGACCATCCCAACGGCGCCGCCATCCTCGCGCTCGTCAAAAAGAAGCATGCGATCCTGCGTCCGGCCTGGCTGAGCTACGTGGGGCACAAGCGTCCCGGCAATCCTCCGGGGCTGCCCATTGAGGAAGCCAAAGCGAAGGCTGCTGAACTCGATGTTGAGGCGCGCAAGCTCGCTAACTCCAAGGAAATCGTGTTTCCGAATCAGACTGGCGAATGGAATGGCTACGCGAAGCACGAGCTGACCATCGCTGGCAAGCCGGTGACCGTTGTTGCCCCGAAGGCCGCCGCGCCGGGCAGGCCGTGGGTCTGGCATGGGGAATTCTTCGGGCACAAGCCCGCGCCCGACATCGCCCTGCTGGGAAAAGGCTTCCACATCGTCTATATGAAGATCAATGACATGCTGGGCTGTCCTGATGCCGTGAAGCTGTGGAACCAGTGCTACAGCGAGCTTACCAGCAACTACGCACTCAGCGCCAAGCCCTCCTTGGTCGGGCTCAGCCGTGGTGGTTTGTACTGCTACAACTGGGCCATCGCCAATCCCGACAAGGTTTCCTGCATCTACGCCGATGCGCCGGTGTGCGACTTCAAGAGCTGGCCCGGCGGCAAGGGCAAAGGCAAGGGCGATGCGAAAAACTGGGCGCTGGTGCCCAAGCTGTGGGCCTTCAAGGACGAAGCAGAGGCGCTCGCTTACAAGGGCAACCCTGTGGACAATCTGGAGCCGCTGGCGAAAAACAAGGTGCCGCTCCTGCATGTCTTTGGCGATGCCGACGACGTAGTGCCGTGGGACGAAAACACAGGCCTGATCGAGACACGTTACAAGGCACTCGGGGGCAGCATCACCCTCATTCGCAAGCCCGGCGTGGGCCACCACCCCCACGGTCTGGACGACTCGACGCCGATCATCGAGTTCATCGAAAAGAATGCGAAGTAA
- a CDS encoding NHL repeat-containing protein: MNRRHFIATSAAAALSAPFVKAQSKTSLHGAIIGHGEHRYRVDLEWCKAKRETHPVKNCHEMVMDSQKRLIMITDEAKNNILIFDKEGKVLDAWTLKLRGGHGLSLDARDGKESLLLCDPGGGRVVKTTLTGEVLLELPHAKECGAYDAVTKYAPTEAVAGPNGDIYVADGYGSQFILQFDSTGKFIRKFGGNSTQAMNAGKFMQAHGVTIDTRGPAPLLLCTERIRNEFHWYQLDGTYSHSVYLPGAFMSRPVIVGDLLLSGVCFGMKPNDYRMWRERGFIIILDKNNRVISAPGGQQPKYEGDQVGLLLQDQPVFRNVHDVCVDDAGDLYGCQWNADQVYPYKLHKV; this comes from the coding sequence ATGAACCGCCGCCACTTCATCGCCACGTCCGCAGCTGCCGCACTTTCTGCTCCATTCGTCAAGGCCCAGAGCAAGACTTCACTTCATGGGGCCATCATTGGTCATGGCGAGCATCGTTACCGGGTGGACCTGGAATGGTGCAAGGCAAAGCGGGAGACTCATCCCGTGAAAAACTGCCATGAGATGGTCATGGATTCGCAGAAGCGCCTGATCATGATCACCGACGAGGCGAAGAACAACATCCTGATCTTCGACAAGGAAGGAAAGGTGCTGGATGCCTGGACGCTGAAGCTGCGCGGCGGTCATGGCCTGAGCCTGGATGCGCGAGATGGCAAGGAATCTCTCCTGCTTTGTGATCCAGGTGGCGGTCGTGTGGTGAAGACCACCCTCACGGGTGAGGTGCTTCTGGAACTGCCGCATGCCAAGGAATGCGGCGCCTATGACGCCGTGACCAAGTATGCCCCCACCGAGGCAGTGGCGGGGCCGAATGGAGACATCTACGTGGCGGACGGCTATGGCTCCCAGTTCATCCTGCAGTTTGACTCCACGGGGAAATTCATCCGCAAATTCGGTGGCAACAGCACGCAAGCGATGAATGCGGGCAAATTCATGCAAGCGCATGGTGTGACCATCGACACCCGAGGCCCCGCTCCGCTGTTGCTCTGCACCGAGCGCATTCGCAACGAGTTCCACTGGTATCAGCTTGATGGCACCTATTCGCATTCCGTTTATCTGCCCGGCGCCTTCATGAGCCGTCCGGTCATTGTAGGAGATCTGCTGCTTTCCGGTGTGTGCTTTGGCATGAAGCCGAATGATTACCGCATGTGGCGCGAGCGGGGCTTCATCATCATTCTGGACAAGAACAACCGCGTCATTTCCGCCCCGGGCGGACAGCAGCCAAAGTATGAGGGGGACCAGGTTGGTCTGCTGCTGCAAGACCAGCCTGTTTTCCGCAATGTACATGACGTCTGCGTGGATGACGCTGGCGATCTTTATGGCTGCCAGTGGAATGCAGACCAAGTCTATCCTTACAAGCTGCACAAGGTGTGA